One Pseudorhodoplanes sinuspersici DNA segment encodes these proteins:
- a CDS encoding tripartite tricarboxylate transporter substrate binding protein yields the protein MPTLRWALLGAAALTLANFGAFAQAPYPNQVVRIVVPFSAGSATDLLARAVGEKLSEKWKQQVVIENRPGLAGTTSAAKSAADGYTLMLTSNGHTVAGAVNKNLQFDPVKDFAGITPVASIPLVLIINPDIPAKSVKEFIDLAKAKPGSMNFASPGLGSTTFIAGALFRENAGINLVHVPYKGAPESNMSVVRGDSHMYFTPANTALELMQSGKVRALAVATAKRVPEMPDVPTLAEAGLSNFSYDSWFGLMAPAGTPKAIIDKINKDTVEALQDPGLQDRMAKQGGVVVIHSSPAKFDEIIRSDTDRYGKIFAAAGIGAK from the coding sequence ATGCCGACATTACGGTGGGCCCTTTTGGGTGCGGCCGCTTTAACCCTCGCAAACTTTGGCGCCTTCGCTCAGGCGCCGTATCCGAATCAAGTGGTGCGTATCGTTGTGCCGTTCTCGGCCGGCAGCGCGACCGACCTTCTTGCCCGGGCCGTCGGTGAGAAGCTCAGCGAGAAATGGAAGCAGCAAGTCGTGATCGAAAACCGGCCGGGTCTTGCCGGCACCACCAGCGCGGCCAAGAGCGCGGCGGATGGCTATACGCTGATGCTGACCTCCAACGGGCATACCGTGGCCGGTGCCGTGAACAAGAATCTGCAATTCGATCCGGTGAAGGATTTTGCTGGCATTACGCCGGTAGCGTCAATACCGCTGGTGCTGATCATCAATCCGGACATCCCGGCCAAGAGCGTGAAGGAATTCATTGACCTGGCCAAGGCCAAGCCGGGATCGATGAATTTTGCGTCGCCGGGCCTCGGAAGCACCACTTTCATCGCCGGGGCACTGTTCCGGGAGAACGCCGGCATCAATCTTGTTCATGTGCCCTACAAAGGCGCGCCGGAATCAAACATGAGCGTGGTCCGCGGCGACTCGCACATGTATTTCACGCCGGCCAATACCGCGCTCGAATTGATGCAGTCCGGCAAGGTGCGTGCGCTTGCGGTTGCAACTGCCAAACGTGTTCCGGAGATGCCCGATGTGCCGACGCTGGCGGAGGCAGGTCTATCGAACTTCTCTTATGACTCCTGGTTCGGTCTGATGGCTCCGGCCGGCACGCCGAAGGCGATCATCGACAAGATCAACAAGGATACGGTTGAGGCGCTGCAGGACCCTGGCTTACAGGACCGTATGGCTAAGCAAGGGGGCGTCGTCGTGATTCATAGCTCGCCGGCCAAGTTCGACGAGATCATCAGAAGCGACACCGATCGTTACGGCAAGATCTTCGCAGCCGCTGGCATCGGCGCGAAATAA
- a CDS encoding endonuclease III domain-containing protein encodes MQLTFTFEREPILLQIRNRLVQIYGQQRDELRHEPTPQWVKAMISSRTLDAISDGAFVRLRGLPSWDMLAQMKTTEITPMIHDVTFAQNKAIHLAKSAQIIKRRRGTVELDFLADWPTQVAFDWLNSLPGTGPKVACVTLNFSTLRRPVFAIDTHVLRVFWRLGLAPNRHNFKRGYITLSNLIPNNWDADDLYELHWLMKYLGQKICTHERPLCGRCPLASLCPSAACLQA; translated from the coding sequence ATGCAGCTAACGTTCACATTCGAACGCGAGCCGATCCTGCTGCAAATTCGCAATCGTCTTGTCCAAATCTATGGTCAGCAGCGTGATGAACTGCGTCATGAGCCAACGCCGCAATGGGTGAAGGCGATGATCAGCTCCCGCACACTCGATGCCATATCGGATGGCGCTTTTGTGCGACTAAGGGGCCTTCCATCATGGGATATGTTGGCGCAAATGAAGACCACAGAGATTACGCCGATGATTCACGACGTGACCTTTGCTCAAAACAAGGCAATCCACCTTGCCAAATCGGCCCAGATCATCAAACGCCGACGAGGCACCGTCGAGCTGGATTTCCTTGCTGACTGGCCGACCCAGGTGGCGTTCGACTGGCTCAATTCTCTTCCAGGCACAGGCCCCAAGGTTGCTTGCGTCACACTCAATTTCAGCACATTGCGCAGACCCGTCTTCGCCATTGATACCCACGTCCTGCGAGTCTTTTGGCGGTTGGGTCTCGCACCCAACAGACATAACTTCAAGCGCGGCTATATCACGCTCTCAAACCTCATCCCCAACAACTGGGATGCGGACGATCTTTACGAATTGCACTGGCTAATGAAATACCTCGGTCAAAAAATATGTACTCACGAACGGCCCCTCTGCGGTCGCTGCCCCCTTGCATCTCTCTGCCCAAGCGCAGCCTGCCTACAAGCATGA
- a CDS encoding PepSY-associated TM helix domain-containing protein produces the protein MSILTAIAQNTLFSMKPKLTLGSRAFWLRQMRQWHWISAAVCLIGMLLFAVTGITLNHAGHIEARPSVSERIATMPQTLLDQIKVLPAKGKGVMSDTVVKWVSDAVRVDIRGREAEFSPNEIYIALPRPGGDAWLSFDRQNGEARYELTDRGWISYLNDLHKGRNTGFVWFLFLDAFAIACIVFCITGLVLLQLLSHARPSTWPLVGLGLVIPALIAIFLMH, from the coding sequence ATGTCCATCCTGACCGCGATTGCGCAAAACACACTGTTTTCAATGAAGCCCAAATTGACGCTCGGCAGCCGGGCTTTCTGGCTGCGGCAGATGCGGCAATGGCATTGGATCAGCGCCGCCGTTTGCCTGATTGGAATGCTTCTATTCGCCGTCACCGGCATCACACTCAATCATGCCGGTCATATCGAAGCGCGCCCCAGCGTCAGCGAGCGCATCGCCACGATGCCCCAAACGCTGCTGGACCAGATCAAGGTCTTACCGGCGAAGGGCAAGGGAGTCATGTCCGATACCGTTGTAAAATGGGTGTCGGACGCTGTGCGCGTCGATATCCGCGGGCGTGAAGCAGAATTTTCCCCGAATGAAATCTATATCGCGCTGCCGCGGCCGGGTGGCGACGCCTGGCTCAGCTTCGACCGTCAGAATGGCGAGGCCCGCTACGAACTGACCGACCGCGGTTGGATTTCCTATCTCAACGATCTGCACAAGGGCCGTAACACCGGATTCGTCTGGTTTCTGTTTCTCGACGCATTCGCGATCGCCTGCATCGTCTTCTGCATAACCGGTCTCGTGCTGTTGCAGTTGCTGTCACATGCGCGGCCTTCGACTTGGCCTCTGGTCGGCCTCGGCCTCGTCATCCCGGCGCTGATTGCCATTTTTCTCATGCATTGA
- a CDS encoding DUF2271 domain-containing protein — MRAFLSITMSGALTVPTLAAEMNVSIEIPKLNVAEYHRPYVAIWLEKPDQSFVGNLAVWYDVKLKNNEGTKWLKDMRQWWRKSGRELDMPVDGLSSATRAPGEHKISVALDKLPVKDLAAGEYQLVVEAAREVGGRELLRVPFQWPAKTAQSLKFKGEHELGSIALDLKP, encoded by the coding sequence ATGCGCGCGTTTCTCTCGATTACGATGTCTGGCGCATTAACGGTTCCGACGCTCGCCGCCGAGATGAATGTGAGTATCGAAATTCCAAAACTGAATGTTGCTGAATATCACCGGCCCTATGTCGCGATCTGGCTTGAGAAGCCGGACCAGTCCTTCGTCGGCAATCTCGCTGTTTGGTACGACGTCAAGCTCAAGAATAACGAAGGCACCAAATGGCTGAAGGACATGCGGCAATGGTGGCGCAAGTCCGGCCGCGAACTTGACATGCCGGTGGATGGATTGAGCAGTGCAACCCGTGCGCCCGGTGAGCACAAGATCAGCGTCGCGCTCGACAAGCTGCCGGTGAAGGATCTTGCAGCGGGCGAATATCAGCTTGTCGTTGAGGCGGCGCGTGAGGTGGGAGGCCGGGAGTTGCTTCGAGTGCCGTTTCAATGGCCGGCCAAGACTGCACAGAGTTTGAAATTCAAGGGCGAGCACGAGTTGGGTAGCATCGCGCTCGACCTGAAACCTTGA
- the pepN gene encoding aminopeptidase N: protein MRTEQARPVRLQDYRPPDWLVETVHLDISLHPTATKVRATLNLRPNPGTSPAPLVLDGDGLSLSSVTMDGQPLAADAYVASPDRFTLAQPPQRPFTLTIETVVDPSANTQLMGLYRSSGTYCTQCEAEGFRRITYFPDRPDVMAVYTTRIEADKGQAPILLANGNLIESGDLPAGRHYAVWHDPFPKPSYLFAMVGGTLGCVEDTFVTVSGRKVALKIYVEPGKESRCGYAMDALKRSMRWDEQAFGREYDLDIFMIVAVSDFNMGAMENKGLNVFNDRYVLASPETATDADFASIEAIIAHEYFHNWTGNRITCRDWFQLCLKEGLTVFRDQEFTADMRSRAVKRIADVRNLRAHQFVEDAGPLAHPVRPQVYQEINNFYTTTVYEKGAELVRMLRTMLGHATFRKGMDLYFDRHDGEAATIEQFVQCFADISKRDLAQFMLWYAQAGTPEIIADGEYDDAKKIFTLKLSQIVPPTPNQPVKEPMVIPLRTGLVGSDGADLPLVVSGSPMAGDVITLNQPAATLVFENVSERPVLSINREFSAPVKLTTNLSAEDLRRLAAHDSDPFNRWQAVQTLATRLLVKNVGLLQAGQNAIPDEGLIAALAAILADDRLEPAFVALTLTMPTEADIAREIGHDVDPDANFRARIYLRNEIGTKLQSVLEETYRRMQNGAPYSPDAASAGQRALKNTALDLLAAPGGKVGIDRAIQQYRSADNMTDRMAALSTLSLHDVPERTEALQDFYERYHGDPLIIDKWLTLQAMIPESGTLDRVRSLTSHPAFSMNNPNRVRSLIGAFAHGNATQFNRADGAGYAFIADAVLTLDRKNPQVASRLATSFRSWRALESGRREQAQAALRRIANASTLSADVNDIVSRALADT from the coding sequence ATGCGCACCGAACAGGCCCGTCCCGTCCGCCTCCAGGATTACCGTCCGCCGGACTGGCTGGTGGAGACGGTCCATCTCGACATTTCGCTGCATCCGACGGCAACGAAAGTCCGCGCCACACTAAATCTCCGGCCAAATCCGGGAACCAGCCCAGCGCCGCTCGTACTCGATGGCGATGGTCTTAGCCTTTCGTCAGTCACGATGGATGGTCAGCCGCTCGCTGCTGACGCTTATGTCGCCTCGCCGGACCGCTTCACCCTGGCACAACCGCCGCAGCGGCCGTTCACGTTGACGATCGAAACTGTCGTCGATCCCTCAGCCAATACCCAATTGATGGGCCTCTACCGCTCCAGCGGCACCTATTGCACGCAGTGCGAGGCGGAGGGTTTTCGCCGCATCACTTATTTTCCCGATCGTCCCGACGTGATGGCCGTCTACACGACACGGATCGAAGCCGACAAAGGCCAAGCCCCGATCCTGCTGGCCAACGGCAATCTGATCGAAAGCGGCGACCTGCCCGCGGGGCGTCACTATGCGGTGTGGCACGACCCATTTCCGAAACCGTCCTATCTGTTCGCGATGGTTGGCGGCACGCTCGGCTGCGTCGAAGACACGTTCGTCACCGTATCTGGCCGCAAGGTCGCGCTTAAAATTTACGTCGAGCCCGGCAAGGAAAGCCGCTGCGGTTACGCCATGGACGCGCTGAAGCGTTCGATGCGCTGGGATGAGCAGGCCTTCGGCCGCGAATACGACCTCGACATTTTCATGATCGTGGCAGTGTCCGACTTCAACATGGGGGCGATGGAGAACAAAGGGCTCAACGTCTTCAACGACCGTTATGTGCTGGCCTCGCCCGAGACCGCGACCGATGCCGATTTCGCATCGATCGAGGCCATCATCGCCCACGAATATTTCCATAACTGGACCGGCAACCGCATTACCTGCCGCGACTGGTTCCAGCTTTGCCTGAAGGAAGGCCTGACGGTTTTTCGCGATCAGGAATTCACCGCCGATATGCGATCGCGCGCGGTGAAGCGCATTGCCGATGTCCGCAATCTGCGCGCCCATCAATTCGTAGAGGATGCAGGGCCGCTGGCGCACCCGGTGCGGCCTCAGGTCTACCAGGAGATCAACAACTTCTACACGACCACCGTCTACGAAAAGGGCGCTGAACTTGTACGCATGCTGCGTACGATGTTGGGACATGCGACATTCCGCAAAGGCATGGATCTTTACTTCGATCGGCACGATGGCGAGGCAGCAACCATCGAGCAATTCGTGCAATGCTTTGCCGATATTTCGAAGCGTGACCTGGCCCAATTCATGCTGTGGTATGCGCAGGCCGGCACACCGGAGATCATCGCTGATGGCGAATACGATGATGCCAAGAAGATTTTCACGCTGAAACTCTCGCAGATCGTGCCGCCGACGCCGAACCAGCCGGTGAAAGAGCCGATGGTCATTCCGTTGCGGACGGGCCTCGTCGGCTCCGACGGCGCCGATTTGCCCCTGGTCGTTTCAGGCAGTCCGATGGCCGGCGATGTGATCACATTAAACCAGCCCGCCGCGACGCTGGTTTTCGAAAACGTGAGCGAACGCCCGGTCCTGTCGATCAACCGAGAGTTTTCCGCGCCGGTGAAACTCACCACAAACCTCTCGGCTGAGGATTTGCGGCGGTTGGCAGCGCATGACAGCGATCCGTTCAATCGCTGGCAGGCCGTTCAGACTTTGGCCACACGGCTTCTCGTGAAAAACGTCGGCCTTCTACAGGCCGGCCAAAACGCCATTCCCGACGAAGGGCTGATCGCCGCCCTTGCTGCGATCTTGGCCGACGATCGCCTCGAACCGGCCTTCGTCGCGCTGACACTGACGATGCCAACCGAAGCCGACATCGCGCGGGAAATCGGCCACGACGTCGATCCTGACGCTAATTTCCGCGCCCGCATCTATCTGCGCAACGAGATCGGCACCAAGCTGCAATCGGTGCTGGAAGAGACCTATCGGCGCATGCAAAACGGCGCGCCCTACAGCCCGGATGCAGCCAGCGCCGGCCAACGCGCGCTGAAGAACACCGCGCTCGATCTTCTCGCCGCTCCCGGCGGAAAGGTCGGCATCGACCGTGCGATCCAGCAGTATCGTTCCGCTGACAACATGACCGACCGCATGGCGGCATTATCGACGCTGTCGCTGCACGACGTTCCGGAACGGACCGAGGCACTGCAGGATTTCTACGAGCGCTACCACGGCGATCCGCTGATCATCGACAAATGGCTCACGCTGCAGGCGATGATCCCGGAAAGCGGCACGCTCGACCGTGTGCGGTCACTGACATCTCATCCAGCATTCTCGATGAACAACCCCAATCGCGTCCGCTCGCTGATCGGCGCTTTTGCGCATGGCAATGCGACGCAGTTCAATCGGGCCGATGGCGCGGGTTATGCGTTCATCGCCGACGCCGTGCTGACGCTCGATAGGAAAAATCCACAGGTCGCCTCACGGCTCGCCACGTCTTTCCGATCCTGGCGGGCGCTGGAAAGCGGCCGACGCGAACAGGCGCAGGCGGCGCTTCGCCGCATCGCAAACGCATCGACGCTTTCTGCCGACGTGAACGACATCGTCAGCCGCGCCCTGGCTGACACATGA
- a CDS encoding FAD:protein FMN transferase yields MRRVLVPLHVPGIAPLLPRAAQIVSLAGDTMGTSWSVKAATAIDEGHVLKIVENALAMVIAQMSQWEPNSDISRFNRATAGTWHALPDEFFSVLKCALDFARETDGAYDPTIGALSELWGFGASGRRDDVPDQTDIDWARGHCGWRSIRLDHDRRAAFQPGGLQLDLSSIAKGFAVDLISETLSKRGIADHLVEIGGELRGSGVKPDGSPWWVALEGGDGAADDTIVALHALSVATSGDVRRHIMERGRRLSHSLDPRTGRSVPDTLTSVTVFDRSCMMADALATALTVLGPEKGGDFATARDIAARFIIREPTGLLERMTPSFAAMLD; encoded by the coding sequence ATGCGGCGCGTTCTCGTTCCGCTGCATGTGCCCGGCATTGCGCCGCTTCTTCCGCGAGCGGCGCAAATCGTTTCGCTTGCGGGGGACACGATGGGCACATCATGGTCGGTGAAGGCCGCGACGGCGATCGACGAAGGCCATGTTTTGAAGATCGTCGAGAACGCTCTCGCTATGGTCATCGCGCAGATGAGCCAATGGGAGCCGAATTCCGATATCAGCCGTTTCAATCGCGCTACTGCCGGTACGTGGCATGCGCTGCCGGACGAATTCTTCTCTGTGCTGAAATGCGCGCTCGATTTTGCGCGAGAGACAGACGGTGCCTACGATCCCACGATCGGTGCCTTGTCGGAACTATGGGGGTTCGGTGCGTCCGGCCGTAGAGACGATGTGCCAGATCAAACCGATATCGATTGGGCGCGCGGACATTGCGGATGGCGCAGTATTCGACTTGATCATGACCGGCGAGCGGCATTCCAGCCGGGCGGTTTGCAACTCGATCTATCGTCGATTGCCAAGGGCTTCGCTGTCGATCTTATATCCGAAACATTGTCAAAGCGCGGTATCGCCGATCATCTTGTCGAGATCGGAGGAGAACTGCGCGGCAGTGGCGTGAAGCCCGATGGGTCGCCTTGGTGGGTGGCGCTGGAAGGCGGCGATGGTGCAGCCGATGACACGATTGTCGCTCTGCATGCGTTGTCGGTTGCGACATCCGGTGACGTCCGGCGTCATATCATGGAGCGCGGTCGGAGGCTATCGCACTCGCTCGACCCGCGAACGGGTCGGTCTGTCCCTGACACTCTGACGTCAGTGACTGTGTTCGATCGCTCCTGCATGATGGCTGATGCCCTGGCAACGGCGTTGACGGTGCTGGGCCCAGAGAAGGGGGGCGATTTCGCGACCGCGCGCGATATTGCGGCGCGCTTCATCATACGAGAACCAACTGGCTTGCTGGAGCGGATGACGCCCTCTTTCGCAGCGATGCTGGATTGA
- a CDS encoding error-prone DNA polymerase, with protein sequence MVAYAELAVTTNFSFLRGASHPQEMVLAADALELSAIGIADRNNFAGVVRAYDQWRKIRNEKQLGEKIVKLLVGTRLVTIDGFEVLTYPKDRVAYGELCKLITKGNRLLDGKKAECHINFEDVLSVGGGQIFIVIPPEDLSSAFTDRLEMLARTASGRTYLAGMHRYHGNDIRRLGLLNELGQRTGAPLVAVNDVHYHGPERRALADVVTCIREKCTIHEAGFRLEANAERHLKSPHEMARLFRNHPDAIERTIDIANACQFTLEDLKNEYPDEPVPPGKTPQQHLEDLTWAGAQRRYPDGTPTDVVKRLKEELAIIATLKYAKYFLTVHDVVAWARNEKNILCQGRGSAANSAVCYCLGITEINPDQSGLLFARFISENRGEPPDIDVDFEHDRREEVMQYVYRRYGRHRAAICATVIHYRSRRAIREVGKALGLTPDITAALSKTVWGSHADGLPDKHIRQAGLDPSNRALMQAVMLARELIGFPRHLSQHVGGFILTRGRLDETVPIGNAAMEERTFIEWDKDDIDTLGLMKVDVLALGMLSCLRRGLDLMKEHYGKDYTLATLPKDGDVTSKPVYEMLSRADSVGVFQVESRAQMSMLPRLKPKEFYDLVIEVAIVRPGPIQGDMVHPYLRRRDGIEPEYYPSPCPKYGPANELEEVLKRTKGVPLFQEQAMQIAITAAEFTPDEADGLRRAMATFRHNGNVHLFRDKFIKRMTERGYDRTFVENCFGQIEGFGEYGFPESHAASFALLVYASAWIKCHYPEVFCAAILNSQPMGFYQPAQLVRDAREHGVEVKPVDVNYSDWDCTLEPASDGGERLAVRLGFRQIQGLNEDELKKLVKERGNGFASVERLAAVAGVSRFTIERLAAADAFRSVGLDRRAALWAARRLDTIGIRKPMVHKTRRKDTTSPLPLLAPHMSEELFPEPQIALPLMQLSEQVAEDYVATGLSLKAHPIRFFRERLRRIGAITTAEHRSDNLPQNQRITVAGLVLIRQMPGTAKGVVFLTIEDETGIANIIVWRKVFEKHRRLVMNSKFLAVRGRLQRAGLVIHVVAESFRDLSDHLRDLRDGELPFIGESAADTPPPDLSLLKSRDFH encoded by the coding sequence ATGGTTGCCTATGCCGAGCTCGCCGTCACCACTAATTTCTCCTTCCTGCGCGGCGCCTCTCATCCGCAGGAAATGGTGCTGGCCGCCGACGCGCTGGAGCTCTCGGCTATCGGCATCGCCGACCGGAACAACTTTGCCGGCGTCGTGCGGGCCTATGATCAATGGAGGAAAATAAGAAACGAGAAGCAACTTGGAGAAAAGATCGTCAAGCTGCTCGTCGGCACACGGCTTGTCACTATCGATGGCTTTGAAGTTCTGACCTATCCCAAAGACCGCGTCGCCTATGGCGAGCTCTGCAAGCTGATCACCAAGGGCAATCGCCTTCTGGATGGCAAGAAAGCGGAATGTCACATCAATTTCGAAGACGTGCTTTCGGTCGGCGGCGGACAGATCTTCATCGTTATCCCACCCGAAGACCTTTCATCGGCATTTACAGACAGGCTTGAAATGCTGGCGCGGACCGCATCAGGGCGAACCTACCTCGCCGGCATGCACCGCTATCACGGCAACGACATCCGGCGACTGGGCCTTCTGAACGAGCTCGGCCAGCGAACCGGCGCACCGCTCGTTGCCGTCAACGATGTGCATTATCACGGGCCGGAACGCCGTGCGCTGGCCGATGTCGTCACGTGCATTCGGGAGAAATGCACCATTCACGAAGCCGGTTTCCGTCTGGAAGCGAATGCGGAGCGGCACCTGAAATCACCCCACGAAATGGCGCGACTGTTTCGCAATCACCCTGATGCTATCGAACGCACAATCGATATCGCTAATGCCTGTCAATTCACGCTTGAGGATCTCAAGAATGAATATCCTGACGAACCAGTGCCTCCGGGAAAAACGCCGCAGCAGCACCTCGAAGACTTGACGTGGGCCGGCGCGCAACGTCGCTATCCCGATGGCACACCGACTGATGTCGTCAAGCGACTGAAAGAAGAACTCGCGATCATAGCAACGCTGAAATATGCCAAATATTTTCTGACGGTACATGACGTCGTGGCATGGGCGCGTAATGAAAAGAACATCCTGTGCCAGGGCCGCGGGTCGGCGGCCAACAGCGCTGTCTGCTACTGCCTTGGCATCACCGAAATCAACCCTGACCAAAGCGGTCTTTTGTTTGCACGTTTTATTTCGGAAAATCGCGGTGAACCACCAGACATCGATGTCGATTTCGAGCACGACCGGCGCGAAGAGGTCATGCAATATGTTTACCGGCGCTACGGACGTCACCGCGCGGCGATCTGCGCCACCGTCATTCATTATCGTTCACGCCGCGCCATTCGCGAAGTCGGCAAAGCGCTCGGCCTGACGCCGGACATTACAGCAGCCTTGTCGAAAACCGTCTGGGGCAGCCATGCCGACGGTCTGCCCGACAAGCACATTCGGCAGGCTGGCCTCGATCCATCCAATCGCGCGCTGATGCAGGCGGTGATGCTGGCACGCGAATTGATCGGATTTCCCCGTCATTTGTCGCAACATGTCGGCGGCTTCATCCTGACGCGAGGACGCCTCGACGAAACCGTACCGATCGGCAATGCCGCGATGGAGGAGCGCACCTTCATCGAATGGGACAAGGATGATATCGATACGCTGGGACTGATGAAGGTCGACGTGCTCGCGCTTGGCATGCTGAGCTGCCTGCGGCGTGGCCTCGATCTGATGAAGGAGCATTACGGCAAAGATTATACGCTCGCCACGCTGCCGAAAGACGGCGACGTCACCAGCAAGCCGGTTTACGAGATGCTGTCACGCGCCGATTCCGTCGGCGTGTTCCAGGTCGAAAGCCGAGCGCAGATGTCGATGCTGCCGCGCCTCAAACCAAAAGAATTCTACGATCTCGTCATCGAAGTCGCGATCGTGCGCCCCGGCCCGATCCAGGGCGACATGGTGCATCCCTATCTGCGCCGGCGCGATGGGATCGAACCGGAATATTATCCCTCGCCCTGCCCCAAATACGGCCCCGCCAACGAACTGGAAGAAGTCCTCAAGCGAACGAAAGGCGTGCCGCTCTTCCAGGAGCAGGCGATGCAGATCGCCATCACCGCGGCGGAATTCACGCCCGACGAAGCCGATGGCTTGCGACGAGCGATGGCGACATTCCGCCACAACGGCAACGTCCATCTTTTCCGCGACAAATTCATCAAACGGATGACCGAGCGCGGCTATGATCGCACATTCGTCGAAAACTGCTTCGGCCAGATCGAAGGTTTCGGCGAATATGGTTTCCCCGAAAGCCATGCCGCCAGTTTTGCACTGCTGGTCTATGCTTCAGCCTGGATCAAGTGCCATTATCCCGAAGTCTTTTGCGCCGCCATTCTCAACAGCCAGCCGATGGGCTTCTATCAGCCGGCGCAGCTTGTCCGCGATGCCCGTGAGCATGGCGTCGAAGTGAAGCCGGTTGATGTCAATTACAGCGATTGGGATTGCACGCTGGAACCGGCTTCCGACGGAGGCGAACGCCTTGCCGTCCGTCTCGGTTTTCGGCAAATCCAGGGACTGAATGAAGACGAGTTAAAAAAGCTCGTGAAGGAGCGCGGCAATGGCTTTGCCAGTGTGGAGCGGCTCGCCGCCGTCGCCGGCGTGTCGCGCTTCACCATCGAGCGCCTCGCCGCCGCCGATGCCTTCCGCTCTGTTGGGCTCGATCGCCGGGCGGCGCTCTGGGCGGCGCGACGGCTCGACACCATCGGCATTCGCAAGCCGATGGTGCACAAGACGCGCAGGAAAGATACGACATCGCCGCTCCCGCTTCTTGCGCCGCATATGAGCGAAGAGCTATTCCCCGAGCCGCAAATCGCACTGCCTTTGATGCAACTATCCGAACAGGTGGCAGAGGATTACGTCGCCACCGGCCTGTCGTTGAAGGCGCATCCGATCCGCTTCTTTCGCGAACGCCTCCGCCGCATTGGCGCCATTACCACAGCCGAACATCGCAGCGATAACCTGCCCCAGAACCAGCGCATCACCGTCGCCGGCCTCGTCCTGATCCGGCAGATGCCAGGCACCGCCAAAGGCGTCGTTTTCCTGACGATCGAGGACGAAACGGGCATCGCCAACATCATCGTCTGGCGCAAGGTGTTCGAAAAGCACCGTCGCCTTGTCATGAATTCGAAATTCCTGGCCGTGCGCGGCCGCCTGCAGCGCGCAGGACTTGTTATCCATGTCGTGGCCGAAAGTTTCCGCGATCTCAGCGATCATTTGCGGGACCTGCGTGACGGGGAATTGCCATTCATTGGTGAGTCGGCCGCGGATACTCCGCCGCCGGACTTGTCACTCCTCAAGAGCCGGGATTTTCATTGA
- a CDS encoding DUF4198 domain-containing protein, which produces MVLSRKWLVLALCLGLPVSAAQAHRAWLLPSATVLSGDDVWVTVDAAVSNDLFYFEHFPLRIANIGTPVETAGGRGGRPAQLVITAPDGSAVEAQNGSIGRYRSTFDVPLKQKGTYKLAVTNDGIFASYKDGGQTKRWRGKAEDFAKEVPQNAEDLRASFMQTRMEVFVTAGKPTEETLKITGSGLELAPVTHPNDLNVGSDATFQMMLDGRPASNLKVSVIPGGNRYRDKLGEMTLTTDADGKFTVKWPEPGMYWMEANVRDDKAAAKEVKQRRAGYTATLEVLP; this is translated from the coding sequence ATGGTTCTTTCGCGCAAATGGCTTGTTCTTGCGCTGTGTCTCGGTCTGCCGGTCAGTGCCGCACAGGCGCATCGGGCATGGCTGTTGCCGTCGGCGACGGTGTTGTCCGGTGATGATGTCTGGGTGACGGTTGACGCGGCGGTGTCGAACGATCTGTTCTACTTCGAGCATTTCCCGCTGCGGATCGCCAATATCGGCACGCCGGTGGAGACGGCGGGTGGGCGCGGTGGCCGCCCTGCGCAATTGGTGATCACGGCGCCGGACGGCTCGGCGGTTGAAGCACAGAACGGCAGCATCGGCCGCTATCGCTCGACCTTCGACGTGCCGCTGAAGCAGAAAGGGACTTACAAGCTCGCTGTCACCAATGACGGTATCTTCGCGAGCTACAAGGACGGCGGGCAGACCAAACGCTGGCGAGGCAAGGCTGAAGATTTCGCCAAGGAAGTGCCGCAGAATGCTGAAGATCTGCGGGCTTCTTTCATGCAAACTCGCATGGAAGTCTTCGTGACCGCCGGCAAGCCGACCGAGGAGACGTTGAAGATCACCGGCTCCGGCCTCGAGCTTGCGCCGGTGACGCACCCGAACGATCTGAATGTCGGGTCCGACGCGACGTTCCAGATGATGCTCGACGGCAGGCCGGCATCCAATCTCAAGGTCAGCGTGATTCCGGGCGGCAACCGCTATCGCGACAAGCTCGGCGAAATGACGCTGACGACCGATGCCGACGGCAAATTTACGGTCAAATGGCCGGAGCCGGGGATGTATTGGATGGAAGCGAATGTGCGCGATGACAAGGCAGCTGCCAAAGAGGTGAAGCAGCGCCGGGCCGGCTATACCGCGACACTGGAAGTGCTTCCGTAA